In Synechococcus sp. KORDI-100, a single window of DNA contains:
- a CDS encoding DUF2232 domain-containing protein — translation MNHEPAPLSRQQALRLVEGAYLAATTGLIWLALYYLPVGGALFRLSLPLPLALLQLRRGGRAGAEGLLLAVLLLTALMGPVRGPLLLFPYGLLSLWLGWSWIQKFSWWISWGVGIVLGTFGFLVRLVVLSLLVGENLWVLITRAGAGLLDRLVSLLNLPLSPDLFEVQLMALGLVVVQEVIYVLSLHALAYWIFPRLGSSLPEPPRVLQGLVALDPL, via the coding sequence ATGAACCATGAGCCAGCTCCCCTCAGTCGGCAGCAGGCTCTGCGGCTTGTGGAGGGTGCTTATCTCGCCGCCACCACCGGTCTGATCTGGTTGGCGCTCTACTACCTGCCGGTTGGCGGGGCCCTGTTCCGCCTGTCCCTTCCCTTGCCGCTGGCCCTGCTCCAACTCCGGCGCGGCGGCCGTGCGGGTGCGGAGGGCCTGCTGCTCGCTGTGCTGCTGCTGACAGCGCTGATGGGTCCGGTTCGAGGCCCGCTCCTGCTGTTCCCCTATGGATTGCTGTCGTTGTGGTTGGGCTGGAGTTGGATCCAGAAGTTCAGTTGGTGGATCAGCTGGGGGGTCGGAATTGTTCTGGGCACGTTCGGTTTCCTCGTCCGACTCGTGGTGCTTTCGTTACTGGTGGGTGAAAACCTCTGGGTGCTGATCACCCGAGCCGGGGCCGGACTGCTCGATCGCCTCGTCTCCCTGCTCAATCTCCCCCTCTCGCCGGACCTCTTCGAGGTTCAGCTGATGGCTCTGGGGCTGGTGGTTGTGCAGGAAGTCATCTATGTGCTGTCACTCCACGCCCTGGCGTACTGGATCTTTCCCCGTCTCGGTTCGTCCCTGCCGGAGCCCCCAAGGGTGCTGCAGGGCCTTGTTGCGCTTGATCCACTCTGA
- a CDS encoding nicotinate-nucleotide--dimethylbenzimidazole phosphoribosyltransferase, which produces MLRLIHSDPIDLPEGCQWVGRPAETSELAAWLKPWQQPGFTSDLLVLLAGTRTAERQGISAAGATTSSRRLTALADAELLLRGPEARRRWALPPLPAGVSPALLSRVAVECLRLNPRLVALGLPHEPDFPHLRLESISQGPAACLSGGQAMAPSRVERLWSQGEQLGRGLRRPLVLAECVPGGTTTALAVLTALGLQVGELVSGSARQPPQALKQQLVEAGLRQAQLPPDPSARAVLAAVGDPFQAVAAGLLCGAAEADQPVLLGGGSQMVAVLTLALSALPLLLRQRLSQRVLIGTTAWLAEESVVPPVGSMFSRLVALAGDRCAVPLAAMASGVRFSRSRHQQLRDFERGYVKEGVGAGALLLLAQLQGFSTDQLQQSCDRAMDRLLNAPVGSGA; this is translated from the coding sequence TTGTTGCGCTTGATCCACTCTGATCCCATCGACCTCCCCGAGGGATGCCAGTGGGTAGGACGACCAGCGGAAACGTCTGAACTCGCCGCATGGCTGAAGCCCTGGCAGCAGCCTGGATTCACGTCTGATCTGCTGGTGCTTCTGGCTGGTACGCGTACAGCGGAACGGCAGGGAATCTCGGCCGCCGGGGCGACGACATCATCCCGGCGCTTGACGGCACTGGCCGATGCGGAACTTCTGCTGCGGGGGCCAGAGGCCAGACGTCGCTGGGCTTTGCCGCCTCTTCCGGCCGGAGTCTCCCCCGCGCTTCTCAGTCGCGTGGCCGTGGAGTGCCTCCGGCTGAACCCTCGGCTGGTCGCCCTCGGCCTTCCCCACGAACCAGACTTCCCGCACCTGCGCCTGGAATCGATCAGCCAGGGCCCGGCGGCCTGTCTTTCCGGAGGCCAGGCGATGGCTCCGTCCCGTGTGGAAAGGCTCTGGAGCCAGGGGGAACAGCTTGGACGAGGACTGCGCCGTCCTCTGGTGCTGGCCGAGTGTGTTCCAGGGGGCACGACAACGGCGTTGGCGGTCCTCACCGCCCTGGGGCTGCAGGTTGGCGAGCTCGTCAGCGGCAGTGCCAGGCAACCGCCACAGGCTCTCAAGCAGCAACTGGTGGAGGCCGGACTGCGCCAGGCTCAGCTGCCGCCGGATCCATCAGCACGTGCCGTGCTGGCTGCCGTTGGCGATCCCTTTCAAGCCGTGGCGGCAGGCCTGCTGTGCGGGGCTGCCGAGGCGGACCAGCCCGTTCTCCTCGGCGGGGGAAGTCAGATGGTTGCTGTGCTCACCCTGGCGCTCAGCGCGCTGCCGTTGCTGCTTCGCCAGCGCCTGTCGCAGCGGGTCTTGATCGGAACCACCGCCTGGCTGGCTGAAGAGTCGGTTGTTCCGCCCGTGGGCTCCATGTTCAGCCGGCTTGTTGCGCTTGCCGGCGACCGTTGTGCCGTGCCCCTGGCGGCCATGGCCAGTGGTGTTCGGTTCAGTCGCAGTCGTCATCAGCAGCTGAGGGACTTTGAGCGGGGATATGTGAAGGAGGGGGTGGGCGCCGGGGCCTTGCTGCTGCTGGCCCAATTGCAGGGGTTTTCAACAGACCAGCTGCAGCAGAGCTGTGATCGCGCGATGGATCGCCTGCTGAACGCACCCGTAGGGTCTGGGGCATGA
- a CDS encoding ABC transporter substrate-binding protein has translation MSGAMPLSRRHLLLHFGGAAGLALLAGCRQGMAPPKLLAAPETVPGRWQKALPSPWQFLPLEPEDSITPLEKAEQDSVDLIALTDGWLSSLPQDRLQPVQAAALQSQLDQIAARFLQLQGAARAAQLLPVGVSPWVMLFRGSDSWNSASVDSWDVLLDRALTGHVVLPRSPRLVIELADRIEAPDALERLRRQVLTYDDRQGINWLLKDQARVLVTPLQRCMRLLRRDPRLSAVLPTQGAPLHWTLLMRPAETREPLPQAWVETAWSLPMLGRLVGSGWRPPLKSLDVPQLRSGLPTRWRDLLLPPMEVWSRCWSLPPLTQQQRTSLSRRWQASAP, from the coding sequence ATGAGCGGAGCCATGCCTCTCAGCCGCCGTCATCTACTTCTGCACTTCGGAGGAGCAGCAGGCCTGGCTTTGCTGGCAGGCTGCCGCCAGGGAATGGCACCGCCGAAGCTGCTGGCTGCGCCGGAGACGGTGCCGGGTCGCTGGCAAAAAGCACTGCCGTCTCCCTGGCAGTTTCTGCCGCTAGAGCCGGAGGACTCGATCACGCCTCTGGAGAAGGCTGAGCAGGATTCCGTGGATCTGATCGCCTTGACGGATGGATGGCTGTCCAGCCTTCCGCAGGATCGGCTGCAGCCGGTTCAGGCGGCAGCTCTGCAGTCCCAGCTGGATCAGATCGCTGCTCGTTTTTTGCAGCTGCAGGGCGCTGCCAGGGCAGCACAACTTCTGCCCGTCGGCGTCAGTCCCTGGGTGATGCTGTTCCGGGGGAGTGATTCCTGGAACTCCGCCTCCGTCGACAGCTGGGATGTCTTGCTGGACAGGGCTCTGACCGGCCATGTGGTGTTGCCTCGGAGTCCGCGGCTTGTGATCGAGCTCGCCGATCGCATTGAGGCACCGGATGCGTTGGAGAGGTTGCGGCGTCAAGTTCTCACCTATGACGATCGTCAGGGCATCAACTGGCTGCTCAAGGACCAGGCCCGGGTTCTGGTCACGCCCCTCCAGCGCTGCATGAGATTGCTGCGCCGTGATCCGCGTTTGAGCGCTGTTCTTCCCACTCAGGGTGCTCCTCTGCACTGGACGCTGCTCATGCGTCCCGCCGAAACCCGTGAACCGTTGCCCCAGGCCTGGGTGGAGACGGCCTGGAGCCTGCCGATGCTCGGTCGCCTGGTCGGCTCCGGCTGGCGTCCGCCACTGAAGTCATTGGATGTCCCTCAGTTGCGATCAGGTCTCCCGACCCGCTGGCGGGACCTGCTGCTGCCACCGATGGAGGTCTGGTCCCGTTGCTGGTCTCTGCCGCCATTGACGCAACAGCAGCGCACCTCCCTCAGCCGGCGTTGGCAGGCGTCAGCTCCGTAG
- a CDS encoding aldo/keto reductase codes for MRALASPDQMLSVLRAAHDAGINHLETAPAYGPSERFLGQALERLEEEGLDPAEGWVITSKLLPGISLDEGQRQLKAILQRLGRSKLDNLAVHGLNRPEHLEWALHGEGAALLDWSVRSGLVEQIGFSSHGSQELIGEAIASERFGFCNLHLHLLDPQRLPLARRALERGMGVLAISPADKGGRLQDPSPTLVEDCTPIQPLRLAYRFLLAAGISTLSVGAGDPTDLVLASQLRAACEPLGPEEENALSRLMQQRAARLGDDQCHQCRECLPCPQQLPIPDLLRLRNLAVGHDLIGFCQERYNLIGRAGHWWEEIDADACRRCGDCLPRCPHQLAIPDLLRDTHQRLKAAPRRRLWG; via the coding sequence ATGCGCGCCCTTGCCTCTCCAGACCAGATGCTCTCGGTCCTCAGGGCCGCTCACGATGCCGGCATCAACCACCTCGAAACCGCTCCGGCCTACGGCCCGTCGGAACGGTTCCTGGGGCAGGCACTGGAGCGACTTGAGGAGGAGGGACTGGACCCCGCAGAGGGCTGGGTCATCACCAGCAAACTGCTGCCGGGAATCTCCTTGGACGAAGGCCAACGACAACTGAAGGCGATCCTTCAGCGGCTCGGCCGCAGCAAACTCGACAACCTCGCCGTCCACGGGCTCAATCGGCCCGAACACCTCGAATGGGCCCTGCATGGGGAAGGCGCAGCACTTCTGGACTGGTCCGTGCGAAGCGGACTGGTGGAGCAGATTGGATTCAGCAGCCACGGCAGCCAGGAGCTGATTGGCGAGGCCATCGCATCGGAACGCTTCGGTTTCTGCAATCTGCACCTGCATTTGCTGGACCCTCAGCGCCTGCCATTGGCCCGCCGAGCCCTTGAGAGAGGAATGGGCGTTCTGGCGATCTCACCCGCCGACAAGGGCGGACGACTTCAGGACCCCAGCCCGACGCTCGTGGAGGACTGCACGCCAATCCAACCCCTGCGGCTCGCCTACCGGTTCCTGCTGGCCGCAGGCATCAGCACCCTGTCGGTCGGCGCCGGAGATCCCACTGATCTCGTCCTGGCCAGTCAGCTCAGAGCGGCCTGCGAACCGCTCGGTCCCGAGGAGGAGAACGCCCTCAGCCGACTGATGCAGCAGCGCGCTGCGCGACTGGGCGACGACCAGTGTCACCAGTGCCGGGAGTGCCTTCCCTGTCCGCAGCAGTTGCCCATCCCGGATCTCCTGCGCCTCCGCAATCTTGCCGTTGGCCACGACCTGATCGGTTTCTGCCAGGAGCGGTACAACCTGATCGGGCGTGCGGGGCACTGGTGGGAGGAGATCGATGCCGACGCTTGCCGCCGGTGCGGCGACTGCCTGCCGCGCTGCCCCCATCAACTCGCCATTCCGGACCTTCTGCGCGATACCCATCAGCGCTTGAAAGCTGCACCCCGCCGTCGCTTGTGGGGCTGA
- a CDS encoding bifunctional nuclease family protein → MVEMSVAGIALDAASRTPIVLLRDPSGRRQVPIWIDQAQAHNIMAGLQGTESPRPLSHDLMAALLEAGGLELRRVIVHAIEDSTFHAVLKLQEITDEESETNVDEPSSEADQELIEVDARPSDAIALAVRTGSGIWMLERVVAEASIPVDAEADAEDQSAFNRFVDDLSPAALVRHLRHRGANESGGNQSIDDKTNDDDSRDSDSKDGESSADKP, encoded by the coding sequence ATGGTTGAAATGAGCGTGGCTGGAATTGCCCTCGATGCGGCAAGTCGCACGCCGATCGTTCTGCTGAGAGATCCCTCAGGCCGACGCCAGGTACCGATCTGGATCGATCAGGCCCAGGCACACAACATCATGGCGGGGCTGCAGGGCACCGAATCCCCCCGACCGCTGAGCCATGACTTGATGGCAGCACTGTTGGAGGCTGGAGGGCTGGAATTGCGACGCGTGATCGTTCATGCCATCGAGGACAGCACGTTTCATGCGGTGTTGAAACTCCAGGAGATCACAGATGAGGAGAGTGAGACGAACGTGGATGAGCCGAGCTCAGAGGCAGACCAGGAGCTGATCGAAGTCGATGCCCGCCCGAGTGACGCCATTGCCCTTGCCGTGCGAACAGGCAGCGGCATCTGGATGCTGGAGAGAGTGGTGGCAGAGGCCTCCATCCCAGTTGATGCTGAAGCGGATGCGGAAGACCAAAGCGCCTTCAACCGGTTCGTCGACGACCTCAGCCCTGCGGCCCTCGTGCGCCACCTTCGTCACCGAGGAGCCAACGAGTCCGGTGGCAACCAATCCATCGACGACAAAACCAACGACGACGATTCCAGGGACAGCGATTCCAAGGACGGCGAATCATCGGCGGACAAACCGTGA
- a CDS encoding riboflavin synthase: MFTGLVQAIGRLQRRSGGLVIEGCAPFAPLALGDSVAVDGVCLTVAELCGDGFRADVSEETLKRTTLGAKAERGGAVNLEPALRLSDRLGGHLVSGHVDACAQVMAIDALPQSWELELRWDDPGFGRYICDKASIAVDGISLTVARCAADGSHFTLAVIPHTWSITTLSHRAVGDRVNLEADQLARYAERLIQSGADDPSEQSSAPVNPPLSADWLSAHGWQ, encoded by the coding sequence ATGTTCACAGGACTGGTTCAGGCCATCGGACGACTGCAGCGGCGGTCCGGCGGTCTGGTGATCGAAGGATGCGCTCCATTCGCTCCTCTGGCGCTTGGTGACAGCGTCGCCGTCGATGGGGTCTGCCTCACGGTGGCTGAACTCTGCGGCGACGGATTTCGCGCTGATGTCAGTGAGGAGACCCTCAAACGAACCACCCTGGGAGCCAAGGCGGAGCGAGGCGGGGCCGTCAATCTTGAGCCAGCCCTGCGCCTCAGTGATCGTCTTGGTGGTCATCTCGTCAGTGGCCACGTCGATGCCTGTGCGCAGGTGATGGCGATCGATGCTCTCCCCCAGTCCTGGGAGCTGGAGCTGCGCTGGGATGATCCCGGCTTCGGGCGCTACATCTGCGATAAGGCCAGCATCGCCGTCGATGGCATCAGTCTCACGGTGGCCCGTTGCGCAGCGGACGGATCCCATTTCACCCTGGCTGTGATTCCCCACACCTGGAGCATCACGACGCTGAGCCATCGCGCCGTTGGGGATCGCGTCAATCTTGAAGCCGATCAGTTGGCCCGCTATGCCGAACGCTTGATTCAAAGCGGCGCAGACGATCCGAGCGAGCAGTCGTCAGCACCGGTGAATCCACCGCTGTCAGCGGATTGGCTGAGTGCCCATGGTTGGCAGTGA
- a CDS encoding AbrB family transcriptional regulator codes for MLIGKELLDKARSLSNRPEDEIARGCGYVGPSGRVLRKSFYRALVEAKGYKVPSSNGGSNGTRGRQAEFRTRVHGNGNLLIGHAYTRRLGLEPGQEFKIELHRDSGSIWLLPVEQESAEPSSQPVESDG; via the coding sequence ATGCTGATCGGCAAGGAATTACTCGACAAAGCCAGATCTCTGAGCAACAGGCCAGAGGACGAAATTGCTCGTGGCTGCGGCTACGTCGGCCCCAGTGGCCGGGTGCTGCGCAAGAGTTTCTATCGAGCCCTTGTGGAAGCGAAGGGGTACAAGGTTCCCTCCAGCAACGGCGGCAGCAATGGAACCCGAGGGCGTCAGGCCGAGTTCCGCACAAGGGTGCACGGAAACGGCAACCTTTTAATCGGCCACGCCTACACCCGTCGTCTCGGATTGGAACCGGGCCAGGAATTCAAGATTGAACTCCATCGTGATTCCGGCTCGATCTGGCTTCTTCCCGTTGAGCAGGAGTCTGCCGAGCCCAGCAGTCAGCCGGTCGAATCGGACGGTTAG
- a CDS encoding cytochrome c oxidase subunit 3 — MTTTISVNHEGESQGDGQLDHHQHGHEEHADHRMFGLATFLIADGMTFAGFFAAYLTFKAVNPLPAGAIYELELPLPILNTVLLLVSSATFHRAGKALHLGNNPLCRKWLLVSAGLGIAFLVSQMVEYFTLPFGLTDNLYASTFFAATGFHGLHVTLGALMILIVWWQARPDGGRVSRSNAFPLEAAELYWHFVDGIWVILFVILYLL; from the coding sequence ATGACAACCACCATCTCCGTCAACCATGAAGGCGAGTCCCAAGGCGATGGTCAGTTGGACCATCACCAGCACGGGCATGAGGAGCATGCCGACCACCGCATGTTCGGGTTGGCAACCTTTCTGATTGCCGATGGCATGACCTTTGCGGGTTTCTTCGCTGCCTATCTCACCTTCAAAGCGGTGAATCCTCTGCCTGCCGGGGCCATCTACGAGCTGGAACTGCCCCTGCCCATCCTCAACACCGTCCTCCTGCTGGTCAGCAGTGCCACCTTCCATCGGGCAGGCAAGGCACTGCATCTCGGGAACAACCCGCTTTGCCGCAAGTGGCTGCTGGTCTCAGCAGGTCTGGGCATCGCGTTTCTGGTGAGTCAGATGGTCGAGTACTTCACCCTTCCGTTCGGCCTCACCGACAACCTCTACGCCAGCACATTCTTTGCCGCCACAGGGTTTCATGGCCTTCACGTCACCCTCGGCGCCCTGATGATCCTGATCGTTTGGTGGCAGGCCAGGCCTGACGGGGGTCGCGTCAGCCGGAGCAATGCCTTCCCCCTCGAAGCAGCTGAGCTCTATTGGCACTTCGTCGACGGCATCTGGGTGATCCTGTTTGTGATCCTTTATCTGCTCTGA